A window of Hymenobacter siberiensis genomic DNA:
TGAATTCTGAACAATCGCCACAAATGGAGTCCCATTACACTTTAGGCTTGCAAGCCAGATATAAAATTTTATGTCCTAATGTTGACTTTATGGCAACTGTATGGGAACAATGGCTTATTTTTGATAATCTTAAAGCATTACCCCATTTTTTACTTTTTTTCAATCTTAACACTTAGTCCATGAAAAAAATCTTACTCATGAGTGTCATGCTCATGTTTACACTTCTTCACGGAGCGATGGCGCAAACGCGTACCGTTTCCGGAAAGGTAACAGACCAGAAGTCCTCCGAAGGCTTGCCCGGAGTGACTGTGCTTCTGAAAGGAACCACGACCGGAGTATCGACCAATGCCAGCGGTGCTTATAGCTTAGTGGTACCCGAAACGGGTGGCACACTCGTATTCTCATCCGTTGGAATGGCCACAAAAGAGCGGGCTATTGGGGCCGACTCGCAAATTAACATTGCACTGGCACAGGACACCCGTGAGCTGAGCGAAGTGGTGGTAACGGCGCTCGGCATCGAGAAAGACACTCGCTCGCTGGGCTACTCTACGCAGCAAATCAAGGCTGACCAGATTTCGCAGAAATCTGAGCCCAACGTGCTTAGCTCCTTGCAGGGCAAAGTATCGGGGGTAAACATCACGAACTCCAGCGGCCTGCCGGGTTCTTCTACCAACATCAACATCCGCGGCATTACATCGCTGCAGGGCAGCAACCAACCGCTGTTCGTAGTTGATGGCATTCCGATTAGCAACGACCTGGACCGCAGCTTGGGAGGCGCAGGCCTGGGCTCGCTGGGTGCAGCTCAGACGTCGAACCGGGCTTTGGACATCGACCCGGAAATCATTGCCAGCATCAACATCCTGAAAGGCCCTGCAGCTGCAGCGCTTTACGGCTCGCGGGCAGCGGCTGGTGCCATCATCATTACTACCAAAAGCGGCGGTAGCGCCAACAAAAAGCTGGAAGTAACGGGCACGTCGAGCTTCAACATCCAAAACGTATACGGCTTGGCACGTTTGCAGACCGACTACGGCCAAGGCACCAACGGTGTGGTAACGACGACTGGCGGCCTGGGAGATATCTACACCGCCAGCGGCCTGTCATTCGGCCCCCGCTTTGGTACGACTCCTACGCTGGCCAACGGCTTGTTGCTGACTAATGGCAACCAGCTCCCTTACCAGAACTACCCGAACAACATTAAGGAGTTCTACCGTCAGGGCACTATCTGGACCAATGGGGTGAACATCGCCGGTGGCACCGCCGAGCAGAACGTTACGCTCAGCGTGAACAATACCAACCAGAAAGGCATCACCCAGAACTCGGAACTGACTCGCACCAACGTAACACTGGGCGGCAACACCAAGCTGCTGAATAAGTTGCGAGCTGGTGGCTCCATCAACTTTGTTCAGACTGACCAGACGGGTGTATTGCAGGGCAACAACGGTTCGGCATTCGCTACGCTCTCCAACCGGGTTCCCCGCAGCCTCAACCTGCAGGGCAATCCCTACATCGACCCGGTAACGGGTGCCAACCAGTACTTCCCTGGTGTAGAAAACCCTTATTTCAGCCTTACGCAGAACCCCACGACCTCCTCGCTGACGCGCTTTATCAACGTTGCCAACCTGGGCTACGAGGCTACTCCCTGGCTGAAAATTGACTACCGCGCAGGTTTGGATACTTACACCGACCGCCGGAAGCAGGTGTTCGCCATTGGCTCGATTCGCCAGCCTACGGGGCAGGTACAGGACCAGGTGTTTTACCGTAGCGAGTTCAACAGCGACCTTATCGTAACGGCTCACAAAGACAACCTGTTCTTTGAAGGCTTTAACGCTTCGTTGCTGGTGGGCCAGAACGTGAACCAGCGCCGCTTCCAGAACATTGCTTCGCAGGCAGATAACCTCACCCTGCCGGGCTTCTACAATGCTCAGAACGGCAGCGTATTCTCGAATGGCACGGGCGAAAGCACGTCGCTGCGCCGGATTCTGGGCGTGTATAGCCAGTTGTCGCTGGCCTATAACAACTACCTGTTTCTGGAATTGACGGGCCGTGCTGACCAATCGTCGACGCTGCCGGTTGCCAACAACACCTTCTTCTACCCTTCGGCTACGGCCAGCTTCGTATTCACGGACGCGCTTAAGATTCAGTCGAACATCTTCTCCTATGGTAAGATTCGTGCCAACGTTTCGAAAGTAGGCCGCGATGCGGACCCGTTCGTACTCGCTACCACGTATAGCAGCGCCAGCATGGGCAACAACGTTTCGAGCATTAACTTCCCTTTCACGGCTAACGGCACTACCTACCCAGGTTTCGCCATCAGCAACACGATTGGCAGCAACACGCTCACGCCCGAGTTCACGAAGTCGTACGAAGTTGGCACGAACCTGGGCTTCTTCAAGAACCACCTGAGCTTCGAGCTGACGTACTTCTACACGCGCAGCGAAAACCAGATTCTGCCCGTAACCGTGGCATCATCGAGCGGCTTTAACGCCCGCTATGCCAACGTAGGCCGCCTTGACAACAAAGGCTTTGAAGGCCTGATGAACCTGAACCCGATTCGGACGTCGAATTTCCGTTGGGACATCACGGCCAACTTTACCCGCATCAAGAACGAGGTTATCTCCATCACGGAAGGCGTAACCAGCTCCTCCGTAAACGGTTCTGCTTTCATTGGCTCGGTGCCTTCGTTCAAAGTAGGCCAGCCCTATGGTGTAATCATCGGCAACGCTTTGCCGCGTGTGCAGCCCCTCAACGCTGCCGGCCAGCCCAACGACCCACAGTACGTAGGCAAGTACATCATCAACCCCACCAATGGCTCGTTTGACACGGGCATCCCTAACTCGGTAATTGCCAACCCTAACCCGCTGTGGCAGGGTGGCCTGACCAACACGTTCAACTACCGTGGCGTTGAGCTTTCATTCCTGGTTGACGCTAAATATGGCGGACAACTCCTTTCGTTCACCAATGCATCATTGAAAGGTAGCGGCAACCTCTACGAAACCGGTATGAACCGCGATGCTCCGCGCATCATTCCCGGCGTAATTGCCAACGGTGACGGTACTTACCGCCCCAACAACATTCAGATTGACGCCCAGACGTACTGGGGTGCTTCGGGTGGCCTGCAAAGCCAGCTCAACGTGTACGACGCTACGGTATACCGCCTGCGCGAAGTTTCCCTGGGCTACTCCGTACCCACGGGCCTGCTGTCGCACACGCCCTTCGGCCAGGTTCGCCTGTCAGTTTCGGGCCGCAACCTGTATTTCTACGCACCCAATGCCAACTTCGACCCGGACGTGAACACCCAGGGCGCAGGCAACATCCGGGGCCTCGAAGTGCAAGGCGCACCAAACACGCGCAACTACGGTGTTAACCTCCGTTTTACCCTATAATCTAGCGATTGTCTTTCTCATGAATAACAAGAAACTAATCGGCATTACGCTGGCAGCCGCCGTGGCTCTTTCCACGATGAGCTGCAATCGGGACAAGTTCCTGGATATTAATACTACTCCTAACAGCCCAACAGCTGTGACAATGCCGGTGCTGCTTACCAGCACGATTATTAACACGGGCTTCATGGCCACCAACGACCTGGGCCGTGCCTCTGCACTGCTTGCCCAGCAGTATGCGGGCATTGGCAACCAGCCGGCTGCTTACGACGTGTACATTCTGCGTGGTTCTTTCGACAACCAGTGGAACTTTGAGCTTTACGGCGGCACCCTCATCAATTCGCAGACGCTGATTGATTTGGCCGCTACCAAGGGCAACCCTGCCTACAGCGGCATTGCCAAGCTGATGAAGGCCTATAACTTCTCGGTAGTTACCGACCTCTACGGAGACATCCCTTATTCGCAAGCCCTGCAAGGCAATGCCAACCTGCACCCGCGTTACGACAAGCAGGAGGATATTTACAAAGGCAACAGCGGCCTAGGAATCACAGGTCTGATTGACCTGGTGAAAGACGGTCTGGCTGACCTGGATAAGGCTGGCCCCGTTAAACCAGGCGTATCTGATGACCCGGTTTATGGCAAAACGGCCGATAACATCGCGCAGTGGAAGAAGATGGGCAACATGCTGCTGCTCAAATTCGCCAACACCATCAGCGTGAAAGAGCCGGCTCTGGCTACTTCCATCATCAATACGGCGTCGGCCAAAGCTTTCACGGCCAACACCGACGACTTCGAGGTGCCTTTTGGCTCCTCCGTGGGCAACCAGAGCCCGTTGTACCTGTACAACTTCGTTACCCGTCCTGACGACCAGATGATGAGCCAGACCATTCTCAACAAGATGAATGCGCTGAACGACCCCCGGTTGCCTATTTACTTTACCCCGACCCCCACTCCTACGGCCACGGTTAACACAACTGGAACCGTGACCACCATTCCCGGCCCGCTGGTGAGTGGCGTGCCTACGCCTGCGCTCCTGACTTTTACGGGCTATGTCAACGGCAACAACGTTCCCGTGCCTTCGCGCCCCCTCGGCTATCGGTCGCGCTACAACACGTACATCACCGGGGTATCCGGCGAAGCTCCGGCTCGTCTGCTGACCAACGCACAGCGTTTGTTCATTCTGGCCGAATCGGCTCTGACCCTGCCCGGTGTTACGCTACCCGCTGGCAGCACTGCTCAGTCGCTCTACCAGTCGGCCATCAGGGCTTCGATGACCAAGGCCGGCCTTACTTCCTCAGCCGTCGACGCCTACTTTTTAGCTAACCCAGGCGTAGCTACCCTCAGCACGAACACGGAAACTGCCAAAGAACAGATTATCACCCAGAAATGGATTTCGTGGGTTGGCACCGGTATCGAGGCTTACAACGATTACCGCCGCACTGGTTATCCCGCGCTGGCTCCGGCATTGAACGCATCGGGAGATGACGCTACTTTGCCCAAACGGTTCCCCTACCCTCTCTCCGAGCTAACTGCCAACGCAGGCGCGGAGAACCAGGATGCCGGCATCCGTACCAGCGTAAAAGTATGGTGGGGCAAGTAGGCCGCCCATTTCTCACAGCAAAAATTACTTTTCTCATGAAAAAGCAACTTTTAAATGTATGCGTACTTGCGGTGCTGGCTTTGGGCTCGTTCTCCTGCAAGAAAGTGTACGATGACAATAGCCTGGCCCCATTGGACCAAGCCTACGCTACGATTCCGGTTACGGTAACCAATGCCGACTTCTTCGAGCGTTTCTACGTCGTGACGGCTACGGCACCTTCCGGCGCTTTCTCCATCACGTTCTCGATACCTGCCGACAAAGGCAAAATCAAGGAAATAACCCGCGTTTCGACGGGGACCAGTGGATTGGCCCAGGTGCAAGATGGCTCAGCCGCCAAGGCTAGCCTGCTGTATAGCTGGAATGGGTTGACTGGTGCCGCTGCTGGCTCAGTAGTTACCCCTGGCAACGGGAGCAACACCATTACTTTCACATCAGACCTTAGTAAGTATACCGCTTACCGCACCCGGGTTGGCACAACACTGGCTCCTATTGCAGCCACTGCATCTACCAACCCACAGGCGCCTAATCAAATCAATTTTTACTTCTTAATCACGCTGGAAGATGGCACCACCATCATTCCGCCGCTGGTGAGAGTACGTGCGATTTAATTGCCAATAGGTCTTCAAACAAAGAACCCCGCCCAATTTGGGCGGGGTTCTTTGTTTGAAGACCTATTGGCAATTACAAAATATACTGGCTCAAATCCCGGTTTTTCACCATGTCATTCAGCCGCTCGTTCACGAGGGCGGCGGTGATGAGGATGCGGGCGTTGGCCCCAATCTTGTCGGGCACGTCGTAGAGGATGTCGTTGAGCAGGCGGCTCATGACGGTGTGCAGGCGGCGGGCGCCAATGTTCTCAACCTCGGCATTGACCTCGAAGGCGATTTCGGCAATGCGCTCCAGCGCAGCATCCTCAAAGGTTAGCTCGACCTCTTCGGCTTTGAGCAGGGCCTCGTATTGCTTGGTGAGGGCATTTTTGGGGTCTTTCAGGATGCGGAAGAAGTCGTCCTTGGTCAGGCTTTGCAGCTCGACACGGATGGGGAAGCGGCCCTGCAGTTCGGGAATGAGGTCGCTGGGCTTGGAGACGTGGAAAGCTCCGGCGGCGATGAACAGGATATGGTCGGTGTTGACGATGCCGTACTTGGTGTTCACGGCCGAGCCTTCCACGATGGGCAGCAGGTCGCGCTGCACGCCCTGGCGGCTCACGTCGGGGCCACCGCCGCCGTTTTTGCCGCCGCTGCTGGCTACTTTGTCAATCTCGTCGATGAAGATGATGCCGGCATTTTCGCATTGGCGGATGGCTTCGTCCTTCACGTCGTCCATGTCGATGAGCTTGGCGGCTTCTTCGTCGAGGAGGAGCTTGCGGGCTTCGGCCACGGTCACTTTGCGCTTGCGGGTCTTTTTGGGCATCATGTTGCCTAGCATGTCCTGCAGGCCCGAGAGTGTACCCTCGTCCATGCCGGGAGGTGCGCCCATCACGCCAATGCTGGGACCGGCCTGCGCCACCTGAATTTCGATTTTGCGGTCTTCGAGCTCGCCATTTTTAATCTTCTGACGGAACCGCTCGCGGGTACGCTCGTTGAGCTCGGCATCGGAATGGGGCACGTCATCGCCTCCCCCACCGCCAAAGCCGAGGCCGGTTTTAGCACCAGCGGGCTGCTGGATGGCCGGAATCAGGGCATCGAGAATGAGCTCCTCCACGGCGTCGGCAGCCTGGGCTTTCACGGCATCCTGGCGGCGGGCCTTCACGCGGTTGAAGGACTGCTCGGCCAGGTCGCGCACCATGCTTTCCACATCGCGGCCCACATAGCCCACTTCGGTGAACTTACTGGCTTCCACTTTCACAAAGGGCGCATCGGCGAGATTGGCCAGGCGGCGGGCAATTTCGGTTTTGCCCACGCCGGTGGCCCCAATCATGAGGATGTTGTTCGGGACAATTTCGGCCTGCATATCGGCCGGAGCGTGCAGACGGCGCCAACGGTTGCGCAGGGCAATGGCCACGTGGCGCTTGGCCTCGTGCTGGCCGATGATGTATTTATCGAGCTCGGCCACGATTTGGGCCGGGGTGAGAAAATCTTGGTTGAGCATGGGAAGTGTACGGGAACGGAGTAATGAAAGAACGAAGCTGTTTAGAAAGTCCCCGAACGGTCATGCAGCGCGCAGCGAAGCATGACCGTTCGGGGACCTTTTGTGACTTTCTAAACAACTCCAACGTCATGCGGAGCGCAGCGAAGCATCTTGCCCGCAATAAGTAATCTAATCGATGGGTTTACTTGCGGCGGACAAGATGCTTCGCTGCGCGCTGCATGACGTTCTAAACAAGCGGGACTTTATTCCTTCTTCTTAAACAGCGAATTAAAGTTGCGCGAAATGGTGAAATATTCGCTGGAACCGGCCGCCTGCAGGGTGGCATGGGTATAATCAATCTGAAACGTGCTAATCTTCAGCATCACGCCAAAGGCCAGGCCGGCGCTGCCGCTGGTATTGTCGAGGCGCAGCTCGCGGCGCTGCAAGTGGTTGTAGCCGGCCCGGAGCTGAAAGCCCTTGCCGAGTATCAGGGCGGCGCTGACGGTGAGGTGCCGAGCCAGGTTGTCGCCAAAGCTTTTGGTGGCCTTCTTCTCGTTGCCGCTGGCGTCGAGGGTGCCGCGGGCATTGGGGTCGAGGTACTGAATGTCCCACTGCTGCAGATGATGTGCCGTGAGCGAGAAGCGCAGCGGCATGTGCTCGGGCTTCACGGTGGCCCCAATCTGCACATCGAGCGGCAGCCGGCCGCGCTCGGTGCCAGGATAGGGCGAGAACTGATAGCCGGCATTTTTCACAGCCAGGCCCGCCGTGAAATCAGCCGTGGGGTGCTTGTACACTACGCCGGCATCGGCCACACCGGCCAGCGAGCGGCTGCCCGCAATGCTGGATACGGCCAGCTTAGTGGTGGCGCCAAACGTGAATTTGCCCTTGGTGTAGGAATCACTCACGCCCACGGTGTACTCGTTCACGCCGAACGTGCCGAGGCTGTTGCCGGCAGGGTCGTAGCTCTCGAAGCTGCCGTAGTTGAGGTAGGTGATGCCCATGCCGAAGCGCCCGGCTTTCTCGGTATTGAACACGTAGGCGGCGGTGCTCTGCTTGATATCGGCGAGGTAGGCCACGTAGCTCAGGGCCAGACGGCCATCCATGTCAGCATTGAGCAGCGCCGGGTTGCCATAGAGCATGGTGGGGTCGTCGTTGCGGTCTGAGACGCTCATGCCGCCCAGAGCCGCCAGGTGCGCGCTGGGCGGCAGGTCCAGAAACGGAAACACGGTGCGGCCGCCCAGCTGCTGCGCGGCCACCGAACGCACGGCCAGACTAGCCCCAACAACACAAAAACCAATAATCCGGCGGGCGGAGAGGTGCTTCATTGTTCGAAGATAATAGGTGTGTAGTAAGCTTTAGCTGGCACCGCAGGGCCGTGTAGCCGAAAGAACGCAGCCTTGGAGTTGGTAGTATTCATTCGCCCCCACGGCCCTGCGGTGCCAGCTAAGGCTTACCGCACAGCCCTACTGCACCTCCACGCTGGGGCCGGGCGCGGGCACAGGCTCGTCGCGCACGGGCAGCTTTTGCGGGTGCGGCACCAGCTCATCGAGCAGGGCCACGCGCAGCACATCGTCCACCCGGTCGGCGTAGTGAATGGTAAGGCCTTTGAGGTAGTCTTCCTGGATTTCCTCGATGTCCTTGCGGTTTTTGGGGCAGAGGATGATGTCCTTCATACCGGCACGACGGGCGGCCAGCAGCTTCTCCTTGATGCCGCCCACGGGCAGCACCTTGCCGCGCAGCGTGATTTCGCCGGTCATGGCCAGACGCGGGCGCACCCGGCGCTGGGTGAAGGCCGAGGCCATGCTGGTGAAAATGGCGATGCCCGCGCTGGGGCCATCCTTGGGCACCGCGCCTTCGGGGAAGTGAATGTGCAGGTCGTACTGCTCAAACAAGCGGTAGTCGATGCCGATTTCATCGGCCCGCGAGCGCAGGTAGGA
This region includes:
- the porQ gene encoding type IX secretion system protein PorQ; translated protein: MKHLSARRIIGFCVVGASLAVRSVAAQQLGGRTVFPFLDLPPSAHLAALGGMSVSDRNDDPTMLYGNPALLNADMDGRLALSYVAYLADIKQSTAAYVFNTEKAGRFGMGITYLNYGSFESYDPAGNSLGTFGVNEYTVGVSDSYTKGKFTFGATTKLAVSSIAGSRSLAGVADAGVVYKHPTADFTAGLAVKNAGYQFSPYPGTERGRLPLDVQIGATVKPEHMPLRFSLTAHHLQQWDIQYLDPNARGTLDASGNEKKATKSFGDNLARHLTVSAALILGKGFQLRAGYNHLQRRELRLDNTSGSAGLAFGVMLKISTFQIDYTHATLQAAGSSEYFTISRNFNSLFKKKE
- a CDS encoding SusC/RagA family TonB-linked outer membrane protein, which gives rise to MAQTRTVSGKVTDQKSSEGLPGVTVLLKGTTTGVSTNASGAYSLVVPETGGTLVFSSVGMATKERAIGADSQINIALAQDTRELSEVVVTALGIEKDTRSLGYSTQQIKADQISQKSEPNVLSSLQGKVSGVNITNSSGLPGSSTNINIRGITSLQGSNQPLFVVDGIPISNDLDRSLGGAGLGSLGAAQTSNRALDIDPEIIASINILKGPAAAALYGSRAAAGAIIITTKSGGSANKKLEVTGTSSFNIQNVYGLARLQTDYGQGTNGVVTTTGGLGDIYTASGLSFGPRFGTTPTLANGLLLTNGNQLPYQNYPNNIKEFYRQGTIWTNGVNIAGGTAEQNVTLSVNNTNQKGITQNSELTRTNVTLGGNTKLLNKLRAGGSINFVQTDQTGVLQGNNGSAFATLSNRVPRSLNLQGNPYIDPVTGANQYFPGVENPYFSLTQNPTTSSLTRFINVANLGYEATPWLKIDYRAGLDTYTDRRKQVFAIGSIRQPTGQVQDQVFYRSEFNSDLIVTAHKDNLFFEGFNASLLVGQNVNQRRFQNIASQADNLTLPGFYNAQNGSVFSNGTGESTSLRRILGVYSQLSLAYNNYLFLELTGRADQSSTLPVANNTFFYPSATASFVFTDALKIQSNIFSYGKIRANVSKVGRDADPFVLATTYSSASMGNNVSSINFPFTANGTTYPGFAISNTIGSNTLTPEFTKSYEVGTNLGFFKNHLSFELTYFYTRSENQILPVTVASSSGFNARYANVGRLDNKGFEGLMNLNPIRTSNFRWDITANFTRIKNEVISITEGVTSSSVNGSAFIGSVPSFKVGQPYGVIIGNALPRVQPLNAAGQPNDPQYVGKYIINPTNGSFDTGIPNSVIANPNPLWQGGLTNTFNYRGVELSFLVDAKYGGQLLSFTNASLKGSGNLYETGMNRDAPRIIPGVIANGDGTYRPNNIQIDAQTYWGASGGLQSQLNVYDATVYRLREVSLGYSVPTGLLSHTPFGQVRLSVSGRNLYFYAPNANFDPDVNTQGAGNIRGLEVQGAPNTRNYGVNLRFTL
- a CDS encoding SusD/RagB family nutrient-binding outer membrane lipoprotein; the protein is MNNKKLIGITLAAAVALSTMSCNRDKFLDINTTPNSPTAVTMPVLLTSTIINTGFMATNDLGRASALLAQQYAGIGNQPAAYDVYILRGSFDNQWNFELYGGTLINSQTLIDLAATKGNPAYSGIAKLMKAYNFSVVTDLYGDIPYSQALQGNANLHPRYDKQEDIYKGNSGLGITGLIDLVKDGLADLDKAGPVKPGVSDDPVYGKTADNIAQWKKMGNMLLLKFANTISVKEPALATSIINTASAKAFTANTDDFEVPFGSSVGNQSPLYLYNFVTRPDDQMMSQTILNKMNALNDPRLPIYFTPTPTPTATVNTTGTVTTIPGPLVSGVPTPALLTFTGYVNGNNVPVPSRPLGYRSRYNTYITGVSGEAPARLLTNAQRLFILAESALTLPGVTLPAGSTAQSLYQSAIRASMTKAGLTSSAVDAYFLANPGVATLSTNTETAKEQIITQKWISWVGTGIEAYNDYRRTGYPALAPALNASGDDATLPKRFPYPLSELTANAGAENQDAGIRTSVKVWWGK
- the hslU gene encoding ATP-dependent protease ATPase subunit HslU — protein: MLNQDFLTPAQIVAELDKYIIGQHEAKRHVAIALRNRWRRLHAPADMQAEIVPNNILMIGATGVGKTEIARRLANLADAPFVKVEASKFTEVGYVGRDVESMVRDLAEQSFNRVKARRQDAVKAQAADAVEELILDALIPAIQQPAGAKTGLGFGGGGGDDVPHSDAELNERTRERFRQKIKNGELEDRKIEIQVAQAGPSIGVMGAPPGMDEGTLSGLQDMLGNMMPKKTRKRKVTVAEARKLLLDEEAAKLIDMDDVKDEAIRQCENAGIIFIDEIDKVASSGGKNGGGGPDVSRQGVQRDLLPIVEGSAVNTKYGIVNTDHILFIAAGAFHVSKPSDLIPELQGRFPIRVELQSLTKDDFFRILKDPKNALTKQYEALLKAEEVELTFEDAALERIAEIAFEVNAEVENIGARRLHTVMSRLLNDILYDVPDKIGANARILITAALVNERLNDMVKNRDLSQYIL